CCCGCGCTGGACACGGCCACCGAGGAGGCTGGAAAAAACGTACAGGCGCTGGTGCTGAATGCGATCACCCAGTTTGCAGTCCAGTCCGACAGCGAGCGCCGGCAACTGGCGACCTCGATGCTGCTCGCCGCCGTACTGTCCACCGCACTGGTCATGGCGCTTCTTGCCAGCGTTGCATCATTGCGCCGGCGTACCATCCAGCTTTCGCGTCGCGAAGCGATGCTCACCGAAAGCCGCGAGAAGCTCGCCTCCACCATCAAGGCCGCTCTTGATGCTGTCGTGATTTCCGATGCATCAGGCACCATCATTGATTGGAACGAGGGGGCGGAGTCGGTCTTCGGTCATACCCGCGAGGTGGCCATTGGCGCCAAGATGTCTACCCTCATGATCCCGCCGAAATTCCGCCAGGCCCACGATGTCGGCATGGCGCGTTACCTTGCGGCAGGTGAAGCCCGCGTCATCGGCAGGCGCGTGGAAGTGGAAGCCCTGCACGCCAGCGGCCGCGTTTTTCCCGTGGAAATGACACTGGGTGTATCACGTGGCCAGGGCCAGCCCGTCTTCATCGCCTATTTGCGCGACATTTCCGACCGCGTGGCCCGCGACAAGGCACTCAAGGCCGCATTGCAGGAGGCGGAGGCCGCGAGTGAATCAAAGGCCCGCTTCCTCGCGGTGATGAGTCACGAAATGCGCACGCCATTGAACGGCGTCATTGGCGCGCTCGATCTCCTTGACAGCACGCAACTGGACAGCGAACAGCACCGCCTCATCGAAACCGCCCTCCGCGCCGGTGATGAACTTCTCACGCACATCAGCGATGTTCTCGATTTTTCCAAGATGGAAGCGGGCAAACTCGACATCGAAAGGATCCCTTTCCGCATCGAGACGATGCTGGAGGGTATCGTGGGCGTGTTGTCCCACGTCCATCCTGAAAACAACAATCAGGTTTCGCACAGTTGTTTCGGCGGAAAGCGTGATGCCATCGTCATGGGTGACGAACAGCGCATCCGCCAGGTCCTGCTCAACCTCGGCACCAATGCCATCAAGTTCACCCGCGGTGGCAGCGTGTCGATCTACTGCGTCCGCGCCGGCAACGGCAACGTCCGCTTCTCGGTCACGGATACGGGCGTCGGCATCAGGCCGGAAGATATCGGCGCGCTGTTCCGCGAATTCTCCATGGTGGACTCAAGTCTCCGCCGCTCATCCGGCGGCACGGGCCTCGGCCTCGCCATCTGCAAACGTCTCGTTACCGCCATGGGTGGGCGCATCGGCGTGGAGAGCAAGCCAGGGCAGGGCAGCACCTTCTGGTTCGAGGTGCCCTTGCCGGAGTCGGAGGAGGCAACCGCCGCGGAGGGTAGTGCCGAAGGCGACACCGGCGTGACCAAGCGGCTCCGTATCCTGCTGGTTGAGGACAATGCCACAAACAGGTTCGTTGGCCGGAAGATGCTGGAAGGCCTTGGCCACAGCTGCGAGCTGGCCGAGAACGGCAGCGAAGCGGTGGACCGCCTGCGCACCGGGAGTTTCGACACGGTGCTGATGGACATCTCCATGCCGGTGATGGACGGGCTGTCCGCCATCAAGATCATCCGCAAGATGTCCAGCGCCCACAAGAACCTTCCGGTGATCGCGATGACGGCCAACGCCGTCGCAGGCGACCGCGAGAAGTTCCTCCGCGAGGGGTTCACCGGATATGTCGCAAAGCCAATGCGGCGTGCCGACCTGGCCCGCGCCCTGGGCGATTGCGTACGGCCCCCGAAACAGCAGTCGTCCGGGGAGTTGTTGGAAGGCAGCGTCGACGCGGTTCTCGATGTGACAACGTTCAGCCAGTTGAAATCGGACGTTGGCCACGATGCACTCGGCATCATGATCGAATGCTTCGGCAACGACGTGGACCTGCAACTGGGACGTCTGGAAAAGGCGATGGCCCAGCAGGACCGTGCCGAGATGAAGAAGGCGGCCCACGCCATTTCCGGAATTGCGGGCACCATCGGGGCCAACCGCCTCTGCCACCTCGCCACCCGCATCGAGACGGAGATCGGCAGCATCGATCCCACGGAGCTGCAATCGCTCGGCGCCTATCTCCGCAGCGCCCAGGTCCACACCGCCCGGGAATTGCAAGCCATCGTCGCTCCCAGTTGATCCTGCTTTGCAGGGCGGGATGGGATCAGCTACAGAGCTCCCATGTCGGAAAAGGTTGAAGCAGTTGTGGTGGGTGCAGGCGTCGTGGGCCTTGCCATCGCGCGCGCACTTTCGGCCGCCGGGCGTGATGTGCTCATCATCGAGTCCGCGGCCGATATCGGCACTGGCACGTCATCGCGGAATTCCGAAGTCATCCACGCTGGAATTTATTACCCACCCGGCAGCCTGAAGGCGAAGCTGTGCGCGCGTGGCCGTGATCTCCTGTATGAATTCTGTGAGGTCCACGGTGTGGCGGCGCGGCCGCTCGGCAAGCTGATCGTGGCAACGCGGAGCGAAGAACACGCCAAGCTGGACGCCATCACAAAGCAAGCGGCCGCCTGTGGCGTGACAGACCTGCAGCGTCTCACCGCGCAGGAAGCGCGGGCGCTGGAGCCGGAAGTGAATTGCACCGCGGCCTTGCTCTCGCCCCGCACGGGAATTGTGGATGGGCGTGGCCTGATGATGGCGCTGCTTGGCGCGGCAGAGGCGAACGGCGCCACCCTTGCATTGCACACCAGGCTTCTGTCAGCGCGGCCCGTAAACGGCGGTTATGCCCTCACGCTCGAGTCCGCAGGCGAGGGCTTTGACATGGAGTGCAAGCTCCTCATCAATGCCGCGGGACTTGGCGCATGGGATGTGGCCCGCGCCACGGAAGGCCTTTCACCCGCTCACCTGCCGGGCCACTGGCTCGCCAAGGGCTGCTACTGTTCCGTCTCGGGCAAATCGCCGTTCAGCCGTCTCATCTATCCGGTTCCCGTCCCCGGCGCCCTCGGCATCCACGCAACGCTGGACATGCAGGGCCAGGTGCGCCTCGGTCCCGACATCACCTGGATCGAGACGCTCGACTACACGGTGCCGGACGAGGCCGTGGAGCGTTTCCGCGCAGCCTGCCTGCCCTACTGGCCGGGGCTGGCGGCGCGTGACATCGCCCCAGCCTATGCCGGTGTGCGCCCGAAGATCCACGGACCGGACGCAGGCTTTGCCGATTTCCGCATGGACGGACCATCCGTTCACGGATTGCCCGGTCTCGTCAACCTGTTCGGAATTGAATCGCCCGGCCTCACCAGTTCGCTGGCCATCGCCGAAGCCGTGAGCAACCTACTTCAGCAATGATCCCATGCGCCGCATGGCCAGCGCATAACCTTCCACGCCAAAGCCCGCGATCACGCCATCGGCCCGCAGCGAGACATAGGAGTGATGCCGGAAAGCCTCGCGCTTGTGCACGTTGCTGACGTGCACTTCCAGCACCGGTCCTTCAAAGGCATTCAGTGCATCGAGAATGGCAATGGAGGTGTGCGTGTAGGCGCCAGGATTGATGATGATGCCCTTGGCCTTTTCGCGGGCCTCGTGAATCCAGCCCACAAGTTCACCTTCGCTGTTGGATTGGCGCATCACAACCGCAAGCCCGGGCGGCTTTCCCGCCTCGGCGCACTGCGCTTCCACATCGGCCAGTGTTTCACGGCCGTAAATCTCCGGCTGGCGCTTGCCAAGCAGGTTGAGGTTTGGTCCGTTGAGGATGAAGATCGTCTTGCTCATCGCCCGCTCCGTCAGATGTCCAGTGCTTCGATATTGGCAAACGCCGTCCGCAGGGCTTTCGACCATTCCGTGGACAGCATCTTGAAATAGGGATCGTCCAGCCCGATGCGCTTGGTGTGCTCCACCTTGAGCGATCCCGTCTCGTATGTGAGAAGGTCGATGGGCAGGCCGACGCTGAGGTTTGAGCGCAAGGTGGAATCAAACGAGAGCAGAACCATCTTCGCCGCCTCTCCCAGTTCCATGTCGCTGCGCGCCACGCGGTCGAGGATCGGCTTGCCATACTTGTGTTCGCCGATCTGGAAGAAGGGTGTGTCAGGCGTCGCCTCGATGAAATTGCCCGCCGCGTAGATGTTGAACAGGCGCGGACGCTCTGTTCCGATCTGCCCGCCGAAGATAAAGCTCGCGGCAAAGGCTTCGCCGTTGGAGGTAAGGTGCGCTGCATCCATGGCCTTCACCTCCCGCACCGCATCGCCTACCACCTGCGCCGCCTGGAACATGGTGGAGGAGGTCTTCAGCGTGTCACCCGTTTCGGGGGGATGGTCTTCATGCTCGTTGAGGACGCTGACCACGGCTTGCGTGATGGCGAGGTTGCCCGCCGTGAGCAGCACGAAAACGCGCTCGCCGGGGTGTTCCCAGCAATAGAGTTTCTTGAACTTGCCGACGTTGTCGACGCCCGCATTGGTGCGGGTATCGGCGGCCATCACAAGGCCCTTGTCGAGCAGCATTCCCACGCAATAGGTCATGAATCAGGATTCCGAAGCCGTTTCGGTCACTGTTGCGCAATCTCGACGCGGACTTCAACCGTCATCTGTTCCGTGCCCGCCCCACCCCGGCGGAAACCGCGCACGGGCACCACCGCGGCCGCGTCAAGCCCGGCGGCGATGCGCACGTAATGGTCGGTGGGGGATTGTCCGTTGGCCGCGTCAAACCCCACCCAGCCCAGGTCCGGGACGGCAATCTCCGCCCAGGCATGGGCCGCGGAGGCCGACGCGCCAATGCCCGTGACCAGGTAGCCGGTCACGTAGCGGGCGGGCAGGCCAAGGCCCCGGGCCACGGCAATCATGATGTGGGCGTGGTCCTGGCACACGCCCCTGCCGTCGCGGAAGGCTTCGCTTGCGGTCGTGTGGGCGTGCGTGCTGCCCGTCTCGTAGGCCACCGCCTCATGGATGTCGGCCATGATGCGATGCGCGAGGTCGAGCGTCGGCACGCGGGTGTCGAAGCGTTTCAGGAATGCCGTGAGGGCCGGGTTCAGTTGGGTGGCCGCCGTGTGGCGCAGGTACACGGTGTCCGGCATCGTGCTCGCGATGCCGCGCACCACACCGGAACGTTCTTCCGTATCAACGATCCCTTCCGCCTCCACTACCAGGGGTCCGCAGTGGCCGCGCACCGTCAGGAGATGGGTGATGTTGCCGAAGCCGTCGCGGTGGCGAAGGCTGCTGTCCATGCCCGGTGCCGTAATCTTCCACGAGATCGTACGCTGGCCATCGAAGTCAACAGGCGTCAGATGCAGCCGCTGCACCAGGTAGGACGGAGCGGCGTCGTAGTCGTAACGGGTGGCGTGCTGGATCTTGAGGCGCATGTCAGCCGGGCCTCACGGGAAATTGTAGGTCGCGCCGATGTCGCGCGACAACTGGTTGTTGGAAAGGATGAAGTGCTGCAGGTATTCGTGAAGCCCGCTCTGGAAAATGTCTTCCATGCGGCCGTTGCGCAAGCGGTCGCGCGTTTCTTCGGCTTGGTCATGCACGCTGTAGCGCTTGCTGTGAAGGGCACTGAGGCCCGCAAGCGCCGTGCAGATCCATGCCGAACTGAACAGCAGCGAACGCGGCATTTCCTCGCGCAGGATCAGGAACTCGGCCACGAGCCACGGCTTGTAGCCGCTGTTGCGATAGAACCAGCGGTAGGCCCGGTGGGCGGAGACACTGCGCAGGATCTGGCCCCACTGGTGCGTGTCGATATCGCTGCCCACGTCGGAAGGCTTGGGCAGCAGGATGAAATACTTGACGTCGAGGATGCGCGCCGTGTTGTCGGCGCGCTCGATGAAATTTCCGAGCTGGCTGAAATAGTAGTTCTCGTTGCGCAGCATCGTCCCCAGTACGGCGCCCCGGAACGACATGGACCGCTGCTTCACCCAGTCGAGGAAAACGGGCAGGCGGTCGGGCGTGAGTTCGCTCGCCTTCACCGCCACAAGTTCGTTCCATGTGGTGTTGATGCTCTCCCATACGTCACGTGTGAGGGCGGTGCGCACGGCCCGCCCATTGTTGCGCGCAGTGCGGATGATGGAGCGGATGCTGGACGGATTGCTCTCGTCGAAGATGAGGAAGTCCGCCACCTGCGGGCCGGTGATCGTGTCGAATTTGTTGGAATAAGTCTGCTCGCTCGCCGCGCTGAGCAGGGTCGAGCGCCACTCGTCGCGGTGCCCCTCGATCGCGCCCGGCATCAGCGAGATGCGGTGGCCCACTTCCAGAAGGCGCGCCATGTTCTCGGCCCGCTCCATGTAGCGCGACATCCAGAACAGCGAGGCGGCGGTGCGTCCGAGCATCAGTCCTCCAGCACCCAGGTGTCTTTGGTGCCCCCGCCTTGGCTGGAGTTCACCACCAGCGAACCCTTCTTGAGCGCCACGCGCGTCAACCCGCCGGGGGTGATGCGCACGCGGTCGCCCGACAGGACGAAGGGCCGGAGATCGACATGGCGGGGTGCGACGCCCGACGCCGTGTAAGTCGGCACCGCCGAGAGCGCCAGCGTTGGCTGGGCAATGTAGTTGGCCGGGTTGGCCTTCAGCCGTGCCCGGAACTGCTCGATCTCCTTCTTGGAGGATGTCGGTCCCACCAGCATGCCGTAGCCGCCCGAGCCATGCACCTCCTTCACAACCAGTTCATGCAGGTGTTCCAGCACATAGGTAAGGGATTGCGTGTCCGAGCAGCGCCAGGTCGGAACGTTCTTCAGCAGCGGCTTTTCGCCCGTGTAGAACTCGATGACGTCTGGCAGGTAGGTATAGATCGACTTGTCGTCGGCAATGCCCGTCCCCGGCGCATTGACGATCGTCACCTTGCCCGCCCGGTACAGATCGAACAGGCCCGGCACGCCGATGGAGGAATCGGGCCGGAAGGTAAGCGGATCGAGGAAGGCATCGTCGATGCGGCGGTACACCACGTCAACGCGCTTGGGTTCCTGCGTGGTGCGCATGTAGAGTGCCCCGTCCATCACGAACAGGTCGTCGCCCTCGCACAGTTCCGCCCCCATTTCATCAGCAAGGAAGGCGTGTTCGAAGAAGGCCGAGTTGTGAATGCCGGGCGTCAGAACCACGATGGTGGGTTCACCATCGCAGGCCGCGGGTGCCACGCTTTCCAGGGTCTTGCGCAGCAGCGAGGGGTAGTTCTCGACCGGTGCCACGCGCTGGTGTGCAAACAGTTCCGGGAACAGGTGCATCATCGTTTCCCGGTCTTCCAGCATGTAGGAAACACCGGACGGCGTGCGGCAATTGTCTTCCAGCACGTAGAATTCGTTCTCGCTGATGCGCACGATGTCGATGCCGATGATGTGGGCATAGATGCCGCGCGCCGGATCGACCCCCATCATTTCGGGCACGAAGGCGGCGTTTTGCACGATGACGCTGGCCGGGATGCGCCCCGCGCGCAGGATTTCCTGGCGGTGGTAGATGTCGTGGATGAAGGCGTTGAGTGCGCGCACCCGTTGCTCGATACCGGCCGAAAGCCGCCGCCATTCAGAGGCCGCGAAGACGCGCGGAATGATGTCGAAGGGGATCAGGCGTTCGGCTGCCTCTTCATCGCCATAGACGGCAAAGGTGATGCCCTGCCGGCGGAAACGGTTCTCTGCCTCCTGGCGGGCGCGTTCTGCGTCCTTGCGCGTCAGCGTCTTCAGCCAATCTCCCACCCGCAGGTATGGGCTACGCACCTGCCCGCCCTTGTCCTGCATTTCATTGAAGATGTTCGCCACACTGTCTCCCTGCCGCGCATGATGGCGTCAAACCTTCGGACTTGGCAAGGGCGGCGCTGATGCAATTTGCAGCAGGCCAGCGGCGAAAACTTGCACGGAGCCTGGGCCTTTGGCATGTCTGGAGCGGGGAGATGAAAGCCCGTGACCAACGGACAGCCTGTCAGCCACGTGATTTTCGATTGCGACGGTGTTCTGGTGGACAGCGAGGGCCTGTCGGCTGGCGTGCTCATGGGCATGATGGCGGAGATCGGACTCCCCATCACCGACGAGATTTTCCGCACGGATTTTCTCGGCCGCAGCTTTGCCAGCGCGGCGAAGCGCGTGCTGCAACGCTTTGGCCGCCCCATGCCGGATGATTTCCAGATGCGCTACCGCGGCCGCCTGCTGGAGCGCATGCGCCACGACCTGAAACCCATGGGGGGCGTGACGGAGGTGCTGGAAACGATCCGCCTTCCCTATTGCCTGGCCACCAGCAGTTCGCCCGAACGCCTCGCCACCTCCTTGCAGGTGACGGGGCTGGCGCCGTTCTTCGCGGGCCGCTGCAGCACGGCATCGGAAGTCGCCCACGGCAAGCCCGCACCCGATCTCCTGCTGCTCGCAGCCAGCAGGTTGAACGCAGACCCTGCCGCCTGCCTCGTGATCGAAGACAGCGAGATGGGTATCCTTGCGGCCCGCGCGGCCGGCATGGCGGTCTGGCATTTCCGCGGCGGTGTGCACATGCAGATGGGATATGATTTGCCCGACGGCCTCACCGCCGACCGCACCATCGCCGATATGGCGGAGCTTCACCGTGTTTTCGCCGATGCTGGCATTTGTGCGCCCGCCCGTGTAGCACATCCCGCATGAGGAGCAGCCGTGGCGCGCAAACCTGAACCCGAAAAGGAACGGCTGGATGATGCCGCCCGCGCGGGATGGCTCTACTATATCGCCGGAAATACCCAGGACGAGATCGCCCGCAAGCTCGGCGTCTCGCGCCAGACGGCCCAGCGCCTCGTCTCGCTCGCCGTCACCGAGCGCCTCATCAAGGTGCGCTTTGATCATCCGCTCGGCCGCTGCCTTGAACTCTCCGACCGCATGAAGGAACGCTTCGGCCTGGAAACCTGCGAGGTGGTACCGGCCGATCCCGCTTCCCATTCCGAAACGCTGGGCATCGTGGAAGCGGCAGCGACCGAGATGGAGCGCTATCTCGTCTCGCAACATCCCGTCATCATCGGTCTCGGTACCGGGCGCACATTGCGCGCCGTTGCCGAGCAGGTGAGCCCGATGGAATGCCCCCAGCACAAGATCGTCTCGCTCGTCGGCAACATCGGGCCCGATGGGTCGGCAACCGTGTTCGACGTTGCGTCGCGCGTCGGAGACCGCGTGGGCGCGCCGCATTATCCCATGCCGTTTCCTGTGGTGACCGCGACGGTGCATGAGAAGAACCTTCTCGTCACGCAGAAGTCGCTCCGCAACGTCATGGATCTTGCAGCCCAGGCAGACGTGAGCTTCGTCGGCATCGGTACGGTGGACGATTCCTCCGCCATGCTGCGCGACGGATTTGTCCGCGCCGACGAAATCCGCGCCATGATGAAGGCGGGCGCCGTGGGCGAGATCACCGGCTGGAGTTTCGATGCCGATGGTCAACTCACGGAGGGTCTCGTCAACGACCGGGTGCTCAGTGTTCCCCTCGAAACGCCGGCCCGCCGCCGCGTCATAGGCGTCGCCATGGCGCCTGGCCGCTACAAGGCCATACAAGGGGCGCTGGCGGGCCGTTTGATCAATGGCCTGATCACCAATGAGACCATGGCTGGGCAATTGCTATCGAAATAGGCGATTGCCCAATAATCAAATTATAGAAATATTACAGGTACTTACTGCGACAGCGAAGAGCGCTTCGTCGCACTGCAGCGACGAATCTGGCTTGACTCGGCGCGTTTTCGAATGTGACATATTCCCGTGACGTGGGCAAAAGCCCACGGTTTCACTTGGGAGGTTAAACCATGAAATTGAAGCTGAAGGGCGTGCTTGGCGCGCTCGCCATTGCGGCGCTGTCCACCACGGCGCTGGCTGAAACGAAGCTGACCATCGCCACCGTGAACAACGGCGACATGATCCGCATGCAGGGACTGACGGATGACTTCACGAAGGCCAATCCGGACATCTCGCTCGAGTGGGTGACACTCGAAGAGAACGTGCTGCGCGAAAAGGTGACGACCGACATCGCCACCAAGGGAGGACAGTTCGACGTCCTCACCATTGGCACGTACGAAGTGCCGATCTGGGGCAAGAAGGGCTGGCTCGTGCCGCTGACGCAGGTCGATGATCCGGCCGATCTCCTGCCCGCCATCGCAGGCGGCCTCACGGTTGACGGCAAGCTGATGGCTGCGCCCTTCTACGGCGAAAGCTCCATGGTGATGTACCGCAAGGACCTCGTGGACGCTGCCGGCGAGAAGATGCCTGACGCACCCACCTGGGACGACATCAAGCGCATTGCCGACAAGATCACCAACAAGGACAAGGAAATCTACGGCGTGTGCCTGCGCGGCAAGGCCGGTTGGGGTGAGAACATGGCGTTCATCACCGCCACGTCCAACTCCTTCGGCGCCCGCTGGTTTGACGAGAACTGGAAGCCCCAGTTCGATTCACCGGAATGGAAAGACGCCCTCAACTTCTATCTTGAACTCCTGAAGGCCGATGGCCCTCCCGGCGCGTCGTCCAACGGCTTCAACGAGAATCTGGCACTGTTCAACGCGGGCAAGTGTGGCATGTGGATCGACGCCACGGTCGCCGCGTCCTTCGTGACCGGCAAGGACTCGACGGTTGCCGACAAGGTTGGCTTCGCGCTGGCGCCTGACAAGGGCCTCGGCAAGCGCGGCAACTGGCTGTGGGCTTGGTCGCTGGCCATTCCCGCCGGCACGCAGAAGGAAGAGGCCGCCCAGAAGTTCATCAGCTGGGCCACCTCGAAGCACTACACGGAAATCGTGGCCGCCAAGGAAGGCTGGGCCAACGTTCCTCCGGGCACGCGCACGTCTCTCTATGCCAACCCGGAATACGCCAAGGTTCCTTTCGCCAAGATGACGCTCGACTCCATCAACTCGGCTGATCCGACGAAGCCGACGGTGAAGCCGGTGCCTTATGTTGGCGTGCAGTTCGTGGCCATCCCGGAATTTGCCGGCCTTGCCACGACGGTGGGCCAGATCTTCTCGGCAGCACTTGCTGGCGAAAAGAGCGCGGATGACGCCCTTGCCGAAGCGCAGGACGTCGCAACCCGCGAGATGACGAAAGCGGGCTACATCAAGTAACCGCAGACCTCCCATGACGACGGGGCTGTCCGGCGCTATGCTGGGCAGCCTCCAATCGCCGCCCCGCGCGGCCCCTCGAACAGGTGGTGGGTACCATGGCGACACAGCAATCCCGCAGTCTCGGCCGCCTCGCGGTCGCTCCCTCGGTTATCGCGCTCTTCCTCTGGATGATTGTTCCGCTGGCGATGACCATCTGGTTCTCGCTCCTGCGTTACAATCTGCTTGATCCCAACTACGCCTGTTCGCTGCTGACCCCCGGCCAGCTTTTCGACGAAGCCAACCGCTGCTTTGCCGGTACCACCAATTACTATTACTTCCTCACCGACCCCGCCTTCTTCAAGGCCATGGCCAATTCGCTCATCCTGGTCGGGTGGGTGCTGCTCATTTCGGTGGTGGGCGGAACATTGCTGGCACTCCTGCTCGATCAGGCCATCATGGGCCGCAACATCGTCCGCCTCATGGTGATCGCTCCCTTCTTCGTCATGCCCACCGTCTCGGCGCTGGTCTGGAAGAATATGATGATGCATCCCGTGCAGGGCTTCATCGCCTGGATCACCAAGTCGCTGGGTCTCGGTGCCATCGACTGGTTCGCCCATTATCCCATGACCGCCATCGTCATCATGGTGGCCTGGCAGTGGCTGCCCTTCGCCACCCTCATTCTGCTCACCGCGCTGCAATCCTTTGATGAGGAGCAGAAGGAAGCAGCCCAGATGGATGGCACGCCGCCGCTCTCCTTCTTCTGGTACATGATCCTGCCGCACCTTGCCCGGCCCGTGACGGTGGTCGTGCTGATCGAGACCATCTTCCTGCTGAACGTCTTCGCCGAGATTTACGTCTCGGGCTCCGGCGGGCGCGCGGGCAACCTGCCGTTCCTCGTCTATCAGTACGGCCTCATTTCGAACGACATCGGCGGTGCGTCGGCCGGCGGACTCATTGCGGTTGTCCTCGCCAACATCGTCGCATTCTTCCTGATGCGCATGATTGGCAAGAACCTGGAGGGCTGAAACCATGGCACGCGCAGTTTCCACCCGTCGCAAATGGTTCTTCACCATCCTCGCCTGGTCCATCGCCTTCGTGATCTTCTTTCCGATCCTCTGGACCATCCTGACCAGCTTCAAGTCGGAAGGCGACGCCATCCTCATTCCGCCGAAGTTCCTGTTCTTCGACTGGACCACCGAGAATTATGGCGTGGTGCAGGAACGTTCCGACTACATCAAGTTCGCGATGAACTCGATCATCCTTGCACTGGGCTCCAC
The nucleotide sequence above comes from Hyphomicrobiales bacterium. Encoded proteins:
- a CDS encoding sugar ABC transporter substrate-binding protein, which gives rise to MKLKLKGVLGALAIAALSTTALAETKLTIATVNNGDMIRMQGLTDDFTKANPDISLEWVTLEENVLREKVTTDIATKGGQFDVLTIGTYEVPIWGKKGWLVPLTQVDDPADLLPAIAGGLTVDGKLMAAPFYGESSMVMYRKDLVDAAGEKMPDAPTWDDIKRIADKITNKDKEIYGVCLRGKAGWGENMAFITATSNSFGARWFDENWKPQFDSPEWKDALNFYLELLKADGPPGASSNGFNENLALFNAGKCGMWIDATVAASFVTGKDSTVADKVGFALAPDKGLGKRGNWLWAWSLAIPAGTQKEEAAQKFISWATSKHYTEIVAAKEGWANVPPGTRTSLYANPEYAKVPFAKMTLDSINSADPTKPTVKPVPYVGVQFVAIPEFAGLATTVGQIFSAALAGEKSADDALAEAQDVATREMTKAGYIK
- a CDS encoding sugar ABC transporter permease, which codes for MATQQSRSLGRLAVAPSVIALFLWMIVPLAMTIWFSLLRYNLLDPNYACSLLTPGQLFDEANRCFAGTTNYYYFLTDPAFFKAMANSLILVGWVLLISVVGGTLLALLLDQAIMGRNIVRLMVIAPFFVMPTVSALVWKNMMMHPVQGFIAWITKSLGLGAIDWFAHYPMTAIVIMVAWQWLPFATLILLTALQSFDEEQKEAAQMDGTPPLSFFWYMILPHLARPVTVVVLIETIFLLNVFAEIYVSGSGGRAGNLPFLVYQYGLISNDIGGASAGGLIAVVLANIVAFFLMRMIGKNLEG